A single Tenacibaculum sp. Bg11-29 DNA region contains:
- a CDS encoding glycoside hydrolase family 5 protein codes for MKVNLRLLAILLLLLSCVKEKKNNNQKLYRKDNSSLISYWNKQRKGANYFNKTPTKEWFNAAKQANIKFVRLTYEKWKGEQRDFLLGSVDDYKGIIENDFKILKYFLDYANEQNIKIVLTPLSLPGARYSQTNNNIRDYRLWKDSKFRKQASKFWKDLAFRLKDHPAIVGYNLINEPYPELAYKKNTFWDKGFTKWYENVKGGAGDLNLFNEKMTEAIRSVDQNIPIIIESGLYGTPWAFEYLKPLKDDKVIYSFHMYEPYDFTTKNINKGKFSYPSTMYIKDLKSNFELNKEGLNNFFKPIIKWQKTNKISSNRVWVGEFGCSRSVNGAEEYLSDLISIFNKNKWHWSFYSYREDVWEAMDYELGTGKVFYKYWEYQDSDNLSLNYDNVYKKMKNNTLWRVFKTEFK; via the coding sequence ATGAAAGTAAATCTAAGATTATTAGCCATATTATTGCTGTTATTATCATGCGTGAAAGAGAAAAAAAATAATAATCAAAAATTATATAGAAAAGATAATAGCAGTTTGATTTCTTATTGGAATAAGCAAAGAAAAGGAGCAAATTATTTTAATAAAACTCCTACAAAAGAATGGTTTAACGCTGCTAAACAAGCAAATATTAAATTTGTAAGATTAACCTATGAAAAATGGAAAGGAGAACAGAGAGATTTTTTATTAGGAAGTGTTGATGACTATAAAGGTATTATAGAAAATGATTTTAAAATATTAAAATATTTTTTAGATTATGCCAATGAGCAGAATATAAAAATTGTTTTAACACCACTAAGCCTTCCTGGAGCTAGGTATAGTCAAACGAATAATAATATTCGTGATTATAGGTTATGGAAAGATTCTAAATTCAGAAAACAAGCATCTAAATTTTGGAAAGATTTGGCTTTTCGTTTAAAAGATCATCCAGCGATCGTAGGTTATAATTTAATTAATGAGCCTTATCCTGAATTAGCTTATAAAAAGAATACATTTTGGGATAAAGGATTTACAAAATGGTATGAAAATGTAAAAGGTGGAGCTGGGGATCTTAATTTATTTAATGAAAAAATGACGGAAGCTATTCGGTCTGTAGATCAAAATATTCCTATTATTATTGAATCAGGATTATATGGAACTCCATGGGCTTTTGAATATCTAAAGCCTTTAAAGGATGATAAGGTAATTTATTCTTTTCATATGTATGAACCGTATGATTTTACAACTAAAAACATCAATAAAGGTAAATTTAGTTATCCAAGTACTATGTATATAAAGGATTTAAAATCTAATTTTGAATTAAATAAAGAAGGTTTAAATAATTTTTTTAAACCTATTATTAAATGGCAAAAAACAAATAAAATTTCATCAAATAGAGTATGGGTAGGAGAATTTGGTTGTAGTAGAAGTGTTAATGGAGCTGAAGAATATTTAAGTGACTTGATTTCTATTTTTAATAAAAATAAATGGCATTGGTCATTTTATTCTTATAGAGAAGATGTTTGGGAGGCTATGGATTATGAACTAGGTACAGGGAAAGTTTTTTATAAGTACTGGGAGTATCAAGATTCAGATAATCTATCTTTAAATTATGATAACGTATATAAAAAGATGAAAAATAATACGTTATGGAGAGTTTTTAAAACCGAATTCAAGTAG
- the uvrA gene encoding excinuclease ABC subunit UvrA — protein sequence MKRDLSTISPKENIIIKGASLHNLKNIDVVIPRNKLVVITGLSGSGKSSLAFDTLYAEGQRRYVESLSSYARQFLGKLHKPKVDYIKGISPAIAIEQKVNSTNPRSTVGTSTEIYDYIKLLYARIGKTISPTSGNEVKKHTVSDVLNFVKTFEERTKLLLLAPIIINENRDLKTVLQVLTQQGYARIKYNNEIFRIDDFPIESYKNEELFLVVDRIVTKNEEDFYNRLGDAIQTAFFEGKGICFIESLNDKTVTEFSNKFELDGITFLEPNTHLFSFNNPYGACPTCEGYGSVIGIDNDLVIPNTGLSIFEDAIFPFKTDSYKIYKEELILNAEAFNIPIHKPWFELSEDQKEFIWNGTKSFQGINDLFKKLEEKSYKIQNRVMLSRYRGKTKCTDCNGQRLRKEASFVYVHGKIISELVTLPLDELAIFFNNIKLNKYEQDIGKRLLTEINNRLLFLTNVGLNYLTLNRTSNTLSGGESQRINLATSLGSSLVGSMYILDEPSIGLHPKDTEKLIDVLKDLRDLGNTVIVVEHDEDIMKEADYIIDIGPEAGTYGGHVVAEGTFNEIMKSDSLTAKYLSEKLKIEVPKVRKDSKNTINIIGARENNLKNIDVSFPLNNLTVITGVSGSGKSTLVKKILYPAMQKKLIGYGDKVGQYTDITGSYDSLKHIEFIDQNPIGRSSRSNPVTYIKAYDDIRKLLSDQKLSKIRNYQPKHFSFNVEGGRCEVCKGEGEVTIEMQFMADVHLQCDTCNGKRFKKEVLEVNFERKSIDDILNLTIDDAVAFFTDNEQPKIARKLKPLQDVGLGYVQLGQSSSTLSGGEAQRIKLASFLVKGNTKDKALFIFDEPTTGLHFHDIKKLLASFNALIEKGHSIVVIEHNIELIKCADYIIDLGLEGGKNGGNLIFTGTPEELAKNKDSYTASYLAEKL from the coding sequence ATGAAAAGAGATCTTTCTACCATAAGTCCTAAAGAAAACATCATTATAAAGGGTGCTAGTTTGCATAATTTAAAAAACATTGATGTTGTTATTCCACGTAATAAACTAGTTGTAATAACTGGGCTTTCTGGTTCTGGAAAATCTTCTTTGGCTTTTGATACTTTGTATGCCGAAGGACAAAGACGCTATGTAGAAAGTTTATCTTCTTATGCTCGTCAGTTTTTAGGTAAATTACACAAACCTAAGGTAGATTATATAAAAGGTATTTCTCCTGCCATTGCTATTGAACAAAAAGTAAACTCTACAAATCCACGTTCAACAGTTGGTACCTCAACAGAAATTTATGATTATATAAAATTACTATATGCTCGTATTGGTAAAACAATTTCGCCTACATCTGGTAATGAAGTAAAAAAACATACTGTTTCTGATGTTCTTAATTTTGTAAAAACTTTTGAAGAACGCACTAAACTATTATTACTTGCTCCTATTATCATTAATGAAAACCGTGACCTTAAAACTGTTTTACAAGTTTTAACACAACAAGGTTATGCACGTATAAAATACAATAATGAAATTTTTAGAATTGATGATTTTCCTATTGAATCATATAAAAATGAAGAATTATTTTTAGTCGTTGATAGAATTGTTACTAAAAATGAAGAAGATTTTTATAATCGATTAGGTGATGCAATACAAACTGCTTTTTTTGAAGGAAAAGGCATCTGCTTCATTGAAAGCTTAAATGATAAGACAGTTACTGAATTTAGTAATAAATTTGAGTTAGACGGAATTACATTTCTTGAACCAAACACACATTTATTTAGTTTTAATAATCCTTATGGAGCATGCCCAACTTGTGAAGGTTATGGTAGCGTAATAGGTATCGATAATGATTTGGTAATACCTAATACTGGTTTATCAATATTTGAAGATGCTATATTCCCTTTTAAAACGGATTCTTACAAAATATACAAAGAGGAGTTAATTCTAAATGCTGAAGCTTTCAATATTCCTATTCATAAACCTTGGTTTGAACTTTCTGAAGACCAAAAAGAATTTATTTGGAACGGAACTAAAAGTTTTCAAGGTATAAATGACTTATTTAAAAAACTAGAAGAAAAAAGTTACAAAATTCAGAACAGAGTAATGCTTTCTCGTTACAGAGGAAAAACAAAATGTACCGATTGTAACGGGCAACGTTTACGTAAAGAAGCAAGTTTCGTTTATGTTCATGGCAAAATAATTTCTGAACTAGTAACACTTCCTTTAGATGAATTAGCAATATTTTTTAATAATATAAAACTAAATAAGTACGAGCAAGATATCGGTAAACGTTTACTTACTGAAATTAATAACCGTTTACTATTTTTAACTAATGTTGGTTTAAATTATTTAACATTAAATAGAACATCAAATACACTTTCAGGAGGAGAAAGCCAACGAATAAACTTAGCTACTTCACTTGGTAGTTCACTTGTTGGCTCAATGTATATATTAGATGAACCGAGTATTGGTTTACACCCTAAGGATACCGAAAAATTAATTGATGTCCTTAAAGATTTACGAGATTTAGGAAATACTGTAATTGTTGTTGAACACGATGAAGATATCATGAAAGAGGCTGATTATATTATTGATATTGGTCCCGAAGCTGGTACTTATGGTGGTCATGTTGTTGCCGAAGGTACTTTTAATGAAATTATGAAATCAGATTCGTTAACAGCAAAATATTTATCTGAAAAATTAAAAATTGAAGTTCCTAAGGTTCGTAAAGATTCTAAAAATACTATTAATATTATTGGGGCACGTGAAAATAATCTTAAAAACATTGATGTTTCTTTTCCTTTAAATAATTTAACTGTTATTACAGGAGTTTCTGGTAGTGGAAAAAGCACATTGGTTAAGAAAATTTTATATCCTGCAATGCAAAAAAAGCTAATAGGATATGGTGATAAGGTTGGACAGTACACAGATATAACAGGAAGTTATGACAGTTTAAAACATATTGAGTTTATTGATCAAAACCCGATTGGTCGTTCATCTAGATCTAACCCTGTTACTTATATAAAAGCTTATGATGATATTCGAAAATTGTTATCTGATCAAAAATTATCAAAAATAAGAAACTACCAACCGAAACACTTTTCTTTTAATGTTGAAGGTGGTCGTTGTGAGGTTTGTAAAGGTGAAGGTGAAGTTACTATTGAAATGCAATTTATGGCTGATGTACATTTACAATGTGATACATGTAATGGGAAACGCTTTAAAAAAGAAGTCTTAGAAGTAAATTTTGAAAGAAAATCAATTGATGATATTTTAAATCTTACTATTGATGATGCTGTTGCTTTTTTTACAGATAATGAACAACCTAAGATTGCACGAAAATTAAAACCTTTACAAGATGTTGGTTTAGGGTATGTACAACTAGGACAATCTTCTTCAACCCTATCTGGTGGAGAAGCGCAACGTATAAAACTTGCTTCATTTTTAGTAAAAGGAAACACAAAAGATAAAGCTTTATTTATTTTTGATGAACCTACAACAGGTTTACATTTTCATGATATTAAAAAACTATTGGCATCTTTTAATGCTTTGATTGAAAAAGGACATTCAATCGTTGTTATTGAACATAATATTGAATTAATAAAATGTGCCGATTATATTATTGACCTTGGTTTAGAAGGTGGTAAGAATGGAGGAAATCTTATTTTTACAGGAACACCTGAAGAATTAGCTAAGAACAAAGATTCTTATACCGCTAGTTATTTAGCTGAAAAACTATAA
- a CDS encoding HmuY family protein, translating into MRNKFLTLIICIAAFNFISCSDGNLPSEPIKIVKEGASISPDLGGPNEQNQVYVDLSTNTTTPVKRDSWDLGFYSGDDFRVTINGAIAMATAQLSTANIDAITSADEEVKDLQGKVVVGSAGSNIYVDSPDGNIKETAMNEVSINDSENKVYLVNLGFNVGTDVPATGSINISGDSRGWKKVRVTRRGDNYVLQYADLDATTHKEKVISKKNGFNFTFFSFDKEIVVDVEPEKTDWDLNFTVSNKVLDFGGGVLGAYSFSDFVTSNTKSNVGIYMINTDDEKELSYDAFNLSNVVDANFVYNDQNIIGSSWRNVFSKKVKSNLFYIVNDTDGNIYKLQFLALLNEAGERGSPEFVYSLL; encoded by the coding sequence ATGAGAAATAAATTTTTAACATTAATTATATGTATTGCGGCATTCAATTTTATAAGCTGTAGTGATGGTAATTTACCGTCAGAACCAATAAAGATAGTAAAAGAAGGAGCTTCTATATCACCAGATCTTGGTGGTCCAAATGAGCAAAATCAAGTTTATGTAGATTTAAGTACAAATACTACTACACCTGTAAAAAGAGATTCTTGGGATTTAGGTTTTTATTCTGGAGATGATTTTAGAGTTACAATTAATGGCGCTATTGCTATGGCTACGGCACAACTATCTACAGCAAATATTGATGCAATAACATCAGCAGATGAAGAAGTGAAAGATTTACAAGGGAAAGTAGTTGTAGGTTCGGCAGGTTCTAATATTTATGTTGATTCTCCTGATGGAAATATAAAAGAAACTGCGATGAACGAAGTTTCTATAAATGATTCAGAAAACAAGGTGTATTTAGTAAATCTTGGATTTAATGTTGGTACCGATGTGCCAGCTACAGGTAGTATTAATATTTCTGGAGACTCAAGAGGATGGAAAAAAGTTAGAGTAACAAGAAGAGGGGATAACTATGTTTTACAGTATGCTGATTTAGATGCAACAACACATAAAGAAAAGGTTATATCTAAAAAAAATGGTTTCAATTTTACTTTTTTTAGCTTTGATAAAGAGATTGTTGTAGATGTTGAGCCAGAAAAAACTGATTGGGATTTAAACTTTACCGTTTCTAATAAAGTATTAGATTTTGGTGGAGGTGTGCTAGGGGCGTATTCATTTTCAGATTTTGTAACAAGTAATACAAAATCGAATGTAGGTATTTATATGATAAATACTGATGATGAAAAAGAATTGTCTTATGATGCATTTAACTTAAGTAACGTAGTAGATGCTAATTTTGTTTATAACGATCAGAATATAATAGGTAGTAGCTGGAGAAATGTTTTTTCTAAAAAAGTTAAATCTAATTTATTTTATATCGTAAACGATACAGATGGAAATATTTATAAATTACAGTTTCTAGCTTTGTTAAATGAAGCAGGGGAGCGCGGTTCACCTGAATTTGTATATAGTTTATTATAG
- a CDS encoding TonB-dependent siderophore receptor, translated as MFLYNKVAILFFFITLSVFSQEKELDSITSVKLDEVVVTGQYSPQSIKKSVYNVTVIKREQIDKQAANNLADLLNFNLNLTIIPSSKTGKSTISFFGLDSQYFNILIDNIPLVSDNGLGNNIDLTQINLDDIERIEIVEGAMGVEYGANAVSGVINVITKKSINSKWNIKASLQEETVSNEYALFDKGRHIQGFNVSHNFNENWFVRTGFNRNQFAGFYNNKQGRDYYKDDGLRGYEWLPKTQLNTNALVSYKNKNFKLLYKFEYFNELINYYDLSVDENIDIKSQTSNPFSVDKIFTTDRFINNLNINGQLNSGANYNVSLSYQTQKRYLNKFNYYILGGRKSHGSDELQQSSKVFFSKGAINNIFKNKSYSFQLGYETRFISGFDTQASSDITYQNKERKQNSYAAFGSSEINVSDSFMLRPGVRYEYSSLFNSKLLTSLSARYLMKKGFELRGNIGTSYRAPNFEELYYYFVDSNHDVRGNESLKPENGYTASINLKKSSWFNDFSLSNAIKLSYIDINDKIDLAIVNSLPLKYQYINIDAYKLWGFTTENSIKKNNWIFNLGGTLQGISRVANNEVNAKNDYLYSFQLNTSATYQIEKFKTAITVLLKHNGKQQNYVTSGTDAEGNSIFEKSTANAYQWLDASIKKSFFNNTIQTTLGARNLLDITNVNISNSGAGVHSSNSNSLLLGYGRSYYLKLLYNLNFK; from the coding sequence ATGTTTCTATATAATAAAGTTGCAATATTGTTTTTTTTTATAACACTGTCTGTATTTAGTCAGGAGAAAGAACTAGACTCTATAACTTCGGTTAAACTAGATGAAGTGGTTGTTACTGGACAGTATAGTCCTCAGTCAATTAAAAAATCTGTTTACAATGTAACTGTAATCAAAAGGGAACAGATAGATAAACAGGCTGCTAATAATTTAGCTGATTTACTTAATTTTAATTTAAACCTAACAATTATACCTAGCTCTAAAACAGGAAAGTCAACAATTTCTTTTTTTGGTTTAGATTCTCAATACTTTAATATTCTTATAGATAATATACCTTTAGTTAGTGATAATGGTTTGGGGAATAATATTGATTTAACGCAGATTAATTTAGATGATATTGAGCGAATAGAAATTGTAGAAGGGGCAATGGGGGTAGAGTATGGGGCAAATGCTGTTTCTGGTGTAATTAATGTAATTACTAAAAAATCGATAAATAGTAAATGGAATATTAAAGCATCTTTACAAGAAGAAACAGTGAGTAATGAGTATGCTTTGTTTGATAAAGGTAGACATATACAAGGGTTTAATGTTTCTCATAACTTTAATGAAAATTGGTTTGTAAGAACAGGTTTTAACCGTAATCAATTTGCAGGATTTTATAATAATAAACAAGGTAGAGATTATTATAAAGATGATGGTTTAAGAGGTTACGAATGGTTACCTAAAACGCAACTAAATACAAATGCTTTAGTTAGCTACAAAAATAAAAATTTCAAATTACTATATAAATTTGAATATTTTAATGAGTTGATAAATTACTATGACTTATCTGTTGATGAAAATATAGATATAAAATCGCAAACAAGTAATCCGTTTTCAGTCGATAAAATTTTTACAACTGATAGATTTATAAATAACTTAAATATAAATGGACAATTAAATTCTGGTGCAAATTATAATGTTTCATTGTCTTACCAAACGCAAAAGCGTTATTTAAATAAGTTTAATTATTATATTCTTGGAGGGAGAAAATCACACGGAAGTGATGAATTACAGCAGTCGAGTAAAGTTTTCTTTTCTAAAGGAGCTATAAATAATATTTTTAAAAACAAATCTTATAGTTTTCAACTAGGTTATGAAACTCGTTTTATAAGTGGTTTTGATACCCAAGCATCAAGTGATATTACGTATCAAAATAAAGAAAGGAAGCAAAACAGTTATGCTGCATTTGGATCATCTGAAATAAACGTTTCTGATAGTTTCATGTTGAGACCAGGTGTACGATATGAATACAGTTCATTATTTAATTCTAAGCTATTAACATCTTTAAGTGCTAGGTATTTAATGAAAAAAGGTTTTGAATTACGAGGTAATATTGGTACGTCATATAGGGCTCCAAATTTTGAAGAATTGTACTATTATTTTGTAGATTCTAATCATGATGTTAGAGGTAATGAAAGCTTAAAGCCTGAAAACGGGTATACAGCTTCTATAAATTTAAAAAAGAGTAGTTGGTTTAATGATTTTTCTTTATCAAATGCTATAAAGTTAAGTTATATAGATATAAATGATAAAATAGACTTAGCAATTGTAAATAGCTTACCTCTAAAATATCAATACATAAATATTGATGCATATAAGCTGTGGGGATTTACAACTGAGAATAGCATTAAAAAAAATAATTGGATTTTTAATTTAGGAGGAACATTACAAGGTATTTCAAGAGTTGCAAATAACGAAGTGAATGCAAAAAATGACTATTTATATTCTTTTCAGTTAAATACAAGTGCTACTTACCAGATAGAAAAATTTAAAACAGCAATTACAGTATTGCTAAAACACAATGGTAAACAACAAAATTATGTTACTTCTGGAACTGATGCTGAAGGGAACTCAATATTTGAAAAATCAACTGCAAACGCTTACCAATGGTTAGATGCTTCTATAAAAAAATCATTTTTTAACAATACCATACAAACCACGTTAGGGGCAAGAAATTTACTAGATATAACTAACGTAAATATTAGTAATTCAGGAGCAGGAGTACATTCATCTAATAGTAATTCTCTTTTACTGGGCTACGGAAGATCTTATTACTTAAAACTTTTATACAACCTTAATTTTAAATAA
- a CDS encoding DUF6607 family protein: protein MKKLILVTAILLSAFTVKAQKKKDKAAIKKMCGCYEVTFNFAETFSNSKDSLYKPSKTKKDKALEWAGLIEDSKNKISIQHLLQVGNPDKPYIIKHWRQDWTYQNKDFYMYNGDNNWLYEQKTKTEVKKQWSQKVYQVDDSPRYEGSGSWVHIDGKSYWESTTNAPLPRREYTKRSDYNITERGNRHEITNYGWVHDQDNKKVIRKADKKDVIIAYEKGYNTYVKVADTRCKASIDWWKKNASKWQLVRNKWDEIYKRNTNLTLKKKVQNKPLYKHLFSDKVTEQKEIDKTIESFVKK from the coding sequence ATGAAAAAACTAATTTTAGTAACTGCCATACTACTGTCAGCCTTTACAGTTAAAGCTCAGAAAAAAAAGGACAAAGCCGCTATTAAAAAAATGTGCGGATGCTATGAAGTCACCTTCAATTTTGCTGAAACTTTTAGTAATAGTAAAGATTCTTTATACAAACCTTCTAAAACAAAAAAAGACAAAGCTTTAGAATGGGCTGGGTTAATAGAAGACAGCAAAAACAAAATTTCAATTCAACATTTATTACAAGTAGGTAATCCAGACAAACCTTATATAATAAAGCATTGGAGACAAGACTGGACATATCAAAATAAAGATTTTTATATGTACAACGGAGACAACAATTGGCTATATGAACAAAAAACTAAAACTGAGGTAAAAAAACAGTGGAGTCAAAAAGTTTATCAAGTTGACGATAGCCCTCGTTACGAAGGTTCAGGGTCTTGGGTACATATAGATGGAAAAAGCTACTGGGAAAGTACCACTAATGCTCCTTTACCCCGTAGAGAATATACTAAAAGAAGTGATTACAATATTACAGAAAGAGGTAACCGCCATGAAATAACAAATTATGGTTGGGTACATGACCAGGATAATAAAAAAGTAATAAGAAAAGCTGATAAAAAGGATGTTATTATAGCTTACGAAAAAGGTTATAACACTTATGTAAAAGTTGCTGATACTCGCTGTAAAGCTTCAATAGACTGGTGGAAAAAGAATGCTAGTAAATGGCAATTAGTTAGAAATAAGTGGGACGAAATATATAAAAGAAATACCAACCTAACTTTAAAGAAAAAGGTACAAAACAAACCTTTATATAAACACTTGTTTTCTGATAAAGTAACTGAACAAAAAGAAATTGATAAAACGATTGAATCTTTCGTTAAAAAATAA
- a CDS encoding TonB-dependent receptor, whose product MRIFTIVLLICSCIQTMYGQATLKGIVKSESNKAIPYANIYIKGTKTGSETKEDGSFILKNIPLSTYTLTASAVGFSSLSQKIKVIGDMNNLVFILKSDTQLDEVELFGSRNKRAEKLETLTRLPLAPNEQLQSISVLSHKLIDQQNALSLSDVTKNVAGVYTFATYGNTKESMSLRGYRGIPILKNGVRINSDFRGTGVITDMAGVDNIQVLKGISAISQGLGGDLGSAGGVINVVTKTPKFYEGGEISLRAGSYGKLRPTFDFYGPLDKKKTVAFRVAGAYDKADSYRANVSSERLYINPSLAWKPNDKTSIILEMDYMDDSRTPDQGTINLGSYDVNNIYKLSNNRFMGFESDRSNTLNTTYAIRFDREINDKLTLKAGYFTSNLNTYTESSWAFQASPRNGLTPLPKNQRYRNYYANGRDDNNSVLQLDLIGKDVETGSLKHTFQIGIDYRTNEFDNTAYTTNYPTADPYIDIIDLTGPINNKLPSGMSVVINSAKASGSKTKSYGFTIQDKISLNSWADVFLGLRYSSLERTKGNFIGRTLVGSKRDNAFNPLVGFNIKPNENIVLFGSYASSSNPMTSFYTDINGNELGTERWDQIETGIKSTWFNNALRFNVTTFFTSSKNLNLEVLDTSGNSLGYYTKGGEDTRNGVEVELIGRVLPNLQIIGGYSYLDAKYKDHVDYYYNSSPINTPKHTANFWARYAFNNSLDGLSLAAGAYFLGERPHNVWSRKYTHVGVEPNVKPFNLKAYTTVNLQASYKFNEKISIDVYGNNILNEVGYNAYRTVYLNRIQPASYGTTLRYKF is encoded by the coding sequence ATGAGAATTTTCACAATAGTACTACTTATATGTAGTTGTATTCAAACAATGTATGGTCAAGCGACCTTAAAAGGAATTGTAAAGTCAGAAAGTAATAAAGCAATCCCTTATGCTAATATTTATATAAAAGGAACTAAAACTGGTAGCGAAACAAAAGAAGACGGAAGTTTTATTTTAAAAAACATTCCTCTTTCAACATATACACTAACAGCAAGTGCTGTAGGTTTTTCTTCTTTATCTCAAAAAATAAAGGTAATCGGAGATATGAATAACTTAGTATTTATATTAAAATCTGATACGCAATTAGATGAGGTTGAACTTTTCGGTTCACGAAATAAAAGAGCTGAAAAACTAGAAACACTTACACGATTACCACTTGCTCCTAACGAGCAATTACAAAGTATTTCGGTATTATCACATAAACTTATCGACCAACAAAATGCATTAAGTCTTAGTGATGTTACCAAAAACGTAGCTGGTGTTTATACTTTTGCTACGTATGGTAACACAAAAGAAAGTATGTCTTTAAGAGGGTATAGAGGAATTCCGATACTTAAAAATGGGGTTCGTATTAACTCAGATTTTAGAGGAACAGGTGTTATTACCGATATGGCTGGTGTAGATAATATTCAGGTACTAAAAGGTATTTCTGCAATTAGTCAAGGTTTAGGTGGTGATTTAGGTTCTGCAGGTGGTGTAATTAACGTAGTAACCAAAACTCCAAAATTTTATGAAGGTGGTGAAATTAGTTTAAGAGCAGGTAGCTATGGCAAACTACGTCCTACTTTTGATTTTTATGGCCCATTAGATAAGAAAAAAACAGTAGCTTTTAGAGTTGCTGGTGCCTATGATAAAGCTGATAGTTATCGTGCAAATGTAAGTTCAGAACGTTTATATATTAACCCATCGTTAGCATGGAAACCAAATGATAAAACATCTATTATTTTAGAAATGGATTATATGGATGATAGCCGTACACCTGACCAGGGAACCATAAATTTAGGCAGCTATGATGTTAACAACATTTATAAATTATCTAACAATCGTTTTATGGGATTTGAATCTGATAGAAGTAACACTCTCAATACAACTTATGCAATTCGTTTTGATAGAGAGATTAATGATAAACTAACCCTAAAAGCAGGTTATTTTACTTCTAATTTAAATACATATACCGAAAGTTCTTGGGCTTTTCAGGCAAGCCCTAGAAATGGTTTAACTCCATTACCTAAAAATCAACGTTATAGGAATTATTATGCGAACGGAAGAGATGATAACAATAGTGTATTGCAGTTAGATTTAATAGGTAAAGATGTAGAAACGGGTTCATTAAAACATACTTTTCAAATAGGAATAGATTATAGAACTAATGAGTTTGACAATACCGCATACACGACAAATTATCCTACAGCAGATCCTTATATAGATATCATAGACCTTACTGGACCTATTAATAATAAATTACCTTCCGGTATGAGCGTTGTAATAAACTCTGCTAAAGCTTCAGGATCTAAAACAAAATCATATGGTTTTACGATTCAAGATAAAATTAGCCTTAACTCTTGGGCAGATGTATTTTTAGGTTTACGCTATAGTTCTTTAGAAAGAACTAAGGGAAACTTTATAGGTAGAACACTTGTTGGCTCTAAACGTGATAATGCTTTCAATCCATTAGTTGGTTTTAATATTAAACCTAATGAAAACATTGTTTTATTTGGTTCGTATGCTAGTAGTTCTAATCCGATGACTTCTTTTTACACAGATATTAACGGTAACGAATTAGGTACAGAACGATGGGATCAAATTGAAACAGGTATAAAATCTACTTGGTTTAATAATGCTTTACGTTTCAACGTTACTACATTTTTCACAAGTAGTAAAAACTTAAATTTAGAAGTGTTAGATACTTCTGGAAACAGCTTAGGTTATTACACTAAAGGTGGTGAAGATACAAGAAACGGTGTAGAAGTAGAATTAATTGGTCGTGTATTACCTAACCTACAAATTATTGGTGGATATTCATATTTAGATGCAAAATATAAAGACCATGTAGATTATTATTACAACTCAAGCCCAATAAACACACCAAAACATACCGCTAATTTCTGGGCGAGATATGCATTCAATAATTCTTTAGATGGATTATCATTAGCAGCTGGAGCGTACTTTTTAGGTGAACGTCCACATAACGTATGGTCTAGAAAGTACACACATGTTGGTGTTGAACCAAATGTAAAACCTTTTAATTTAAAAGCATATACAACCGTAAATTTACAAGCTTCATATAAATTCAATGAAAAAATAAGTATAGATGTGTATGGAAATAATATTCTTAATGAAGTAGGCTATAATGCATATCGTACAGTATATTTGAATAGAATTCAACCAGCTAGTTACGGAACTACCTTACGTTATAAATTTTAA